Genomic window (Mycoplasma sp. NEAQ87857):
TTTTATTCCGTAATAATAAGTGAATCTTTTGTTGATTTTTTGAAAAATTGCAGTTTCTAGAAAATCATCTTTTTGATGAGCTGTAAATAAATAATCACATTTTTCTTTTAGGTAAATTTCTTTAAAAAAAGAGTATCTTTTTTCTCTTGCTCATTCTTGAAAATTACCTGTTTTAAATTCATCTTTTTTTAAATTTAAAACATATAATTTAATATTATTTTTTTTACAAAAATTTTCTACAAGTTTTTGATCATATCAACTTGTTTTTCTTTGGTTGTAATTAACATGAGCTACAATAATATTTTTGTTTTTATATTCATTTAATAAAAACATACTATCACCGCCACCGCTAATTGCAAGTAAATATTTTTTATCCATTATTTTTTATTAAAACTATTCATAATTAAATGAACATCATTGTAAATAAATGAAATTGCAGCATCTGCAGCTTTATCTAAAACAGGTTCTAAAGTAGCAAATTGTTCAATGGTAAATCTTCCTAAAACAAAGTTTCTTAACGGTTCTTGATGTGGTGTATTTATACCTATTTTTAACCTTTTAAAAGATGAATCATTTAATTCTTTAATGATGCTTAACACACCATTATGACTACCTCCAGAACCACCTATTTTAATTGAACTTTTACCTAATTCAAAATCCTTTTCATCATGAATTACCATAATATTATCCGGACTAATTTTAAAAAAATTAGCTATTGAATTAACAAAGGTTCCTGAAAGATTCATATAGGTCATTGGTTTAGCAATTATTACTTCATCTAACTTAACATATTCACCATTAAATTTATTTTTATTTAAAGTAATATTTAACTTTTCGCAAATTTTATCTATTGCTAAAAAACCTACATTATGTCTTGTAAATTTATATTGATCTCCTGGGTTTCCTAGTCCTACTATTAATTTCATTGTTCTCCTTTTAATAAATTTAATAAATTAGTATTTCAAACATCTTGTTTTAAGTTATAAAGTACTAATTTATCATAATCTAAATTATCATTAATTAATATACTTAATTCTTTTATTGCTCTAGATGTTCCTGTATAAAGCATTTTTTTACTTAGCATAAATCTATGACTAGAATGCACAATAAATAATACTCTATCTATTTCACTACCTTGGAATTTATGAATAGTAATTCCATATGCTAAATAAATTTGGTCTCTAAATTCTTTTTCAGTATAAGTAACATTAATTTCATTATTTTGTTTAACAAAACATACTTTGATAATTTTTCCACTTTGAGTTTCTTTTGCTTCTTTAATATAACCAATATCACCATTATATACATCATCATTTGGTCTATTTTCCAATTGAATTACACGATCATTTATTTTATAAACTATTTCTTTATCTTTTCTTCTGGTTGTTAAAACTACTTTATTATGCGGATTAATCTTTTCTTGAATTAAATTGTTTAAATTAATTAAACCGTTTTCTCCTAAATATGTTGGACAAAGTAATATAACATTGTCTATTCCATATTTCTGGGCGTTTTTTAAATAAATTTCGCTTGCAGAAATTGCAAATCTATCAGTATTTAAGATGTGTTTATTAACTATACCTTTTTTAAAATTTGGTGTTTGATTATTTTTTATTGCTTGAAAGTGCTTTCAAATTTCTATAGAATCACTTCTGAAAAACTCTGTTAAGTAATAAGTTTTAAATAAATGAGAATAAATAATATCGCTTAATAAATTACCAGGTCCTATTGCTGGTAATTGCTCAACATCACCTATTAAAATTAATTTTGATAAATTTGGACAGCTACTTAATAATTTATGAAAAATATTTAAATTAACCATTGAAAACTCATCAATAATAATACATTTTATAGGTTCTGTTTCACTTATATCATATACATTTTCATCATCATTTGCTATTTTTAAGAAGCTATGAATCGTTCTTACTTTTTGTTGTATTTTAGTACCTATATTAGTAGCAGCTCTACCTGTTGGAGCTAGAATTGCAAAATCTTTATTAATTTCATATTTTTGTTCTTTTAAATCTTGATAAATATGTTTGATTAAAAAGCTTTTTCCAGTTCCTGGACCTCCACTTATTACTACTACATTATTTTTTTTATATAAATTAAATGCTTCTTTTTGTTCAAAAGATAATGCTTCAGTTGAAATTTTGGTAGTTTTTGTACCAAATAACTTACTTTTTTGTATCTCTTTTAAGAAATAACTTACTTCAACTTCTTTGGTAAAAGTTTCTGCTAAACTAATATATTCTTTATCATTTTCTTCAAATTTATATAAGAAATTATTCTTAACAAAAACTAATAATAAACCTTTTATTTCATCCTTTGAAATAAAAAAATACTTAGATAAATCATCTATAATTTCATCTATTTCAAACTTAGTTGAATTATTATTTTCTTTTTCTTTTATTATTCAATGTAAATAAGCTTTTACTCTTTGAGGTGAATTTTTTGCTCAATTTATTAATAAAGCAAATTTATCAACATCTTGAAGTTTTTGTTTGTAATCTATATATAAAATATAAGGGTCATTATATTTAAAAAAATCTAAATAATTTATTGGTTCATTTTTTGAATTAAGTCTCTTTAGAAGTAAATAAATATTTTGTAAATTATTTGAATAAAAAAACTTAATGTTATCAACTTCGATATTTGAACCACTTGTGAAAATCGAAATCAAATCAGGATTATTTGAAGCAAATTCTTTAAACCCTTCAATTTGTCTCGTTGAAAGTAATTCTAATAATTCAGCTTCATTATTTTCTAAATCCATTATTTTATTAAAAATTTCATTACCATATACTTTTACAATTTGAGCAGCTTTTTTTGGACCTACATAAGAAATATTTTTTACAAGAAAATCTTCTAAATTTACTTCTTTTGGATCTAATAAAACAGGAACGAAAGAAAGTAATTTTTTATTATTTCCTCTATTTGAATCTTCTAGTTCTACTTCATACTCAGTATTTAATTCAGGTAAATTTTTAACAGCATACACAACAAAATTTACTTTTTTTTCACCTTTAAAAATGAACAAAC
Coding sequences:
- a CDS encoding ATP-dependent RecD-like DNA helicase is translated as MVEKNKYKGYFIKKISGTEDWGLFIFKGEKKVNFVVYAVKNLPELNTEYEVELEDSNRGNNKKLLSFVPVLLDPKEVNLEDFLVKNISYVGPKKAAQIVKVYGNEIFNKIMDLENNEAELLELLSTRQIEGFKEFASNNPDLISIFTSGSNIEVDNIKFFYSNNLQNIYLLLKRLNSKNEPINYLDFFKYNDPYILYIDYKQKLQDVDKFALLINWAKNSPQRVKAYLHWIIKEKENNNSTKFEIDEIIDDLSKYFFISKDEIKGLLLVFVKNNFLYKFEENDKEYISLAETFTKEVEVSYFLKEIQKSKLFGTKTTKISTEALSFEQKEAFNLYKKNNVVVISGGPGTGKSFLIKHIYQDLKEQKYEINKDFAILAPTGRAATNIGTKIQQKVRTIHSFLKIANDDENVYDISETEPIKCIIIDEFSMVNLNIFHKLLSSCPNLSKLILIGDVEQLPAIGPGNLLSDIIYSHLFKTYYLTEFFRSDSIEIWKHFQAIKNNQTPNFKKGIVNKHILNTDRFAISASEIYLKNAQKYGIDNVILLCPTYLGENGLINLNNLIQEKINPHNKVVLTTRRKDKEIVYKINDRVIQLENRPNDDVYNGDIGYIKEAKETQSGKIIKVCFVKQNNEINVTYTEKEFRDQIYLAYGITIHKFQGSEIDRVLFIVHSSHRFMLSKKMLYTGTSRAIKELSILINDNLDYDKLVLYNLKQDVWNTNLLNLLKGEQWN
- the pth gene encoding aminoacyl-tRNA hydrolase; the encoded protein is MKLIVGLGNPGDQYKFTRHNVGFLAIDKICEKLNITLNKNKFNGEYVKLDEVIIAKPMTYMNLSGTFVNSIANFFKISPDNIMVIHDEKDFELGKSSIKIGGSGGSHNGVLSIIKELNDSSFKRLKIGINTPHQEPLRNFVLGRFTIEQFATLEPVLDKAADAAISFIYNDVHLIMNSFNKK